Proteins encoded together in one Planctopirus ephydatiae window:
- a CDS encoding HEAT repeat domain-containing protein: protein MVKWYLLRNVLLAAVLASVGSGCARSSQTLTGWFDREPKVDAQGKPLSKEEAGKESFASKEKASKKSTAEKEELADADEAGEGVKKASWFSWGKDDDKASSSSKDDKSKSPVASQESKEKSTTSKSSADNQVAKSDSKASTGSKTPASTQSNPTKPTKGLSSTKAFEGTALADTKSDSTLKDAASSEKKAVKPTRGPSRDLIPADEDPFLAEALADIAAGRGNGPERVQNKSEAGQVVKSDSAKTAPPKSATSKETTTSKPAADLVAGRSPEKEKVSPNGTQTKVPSKPTSEVTGEEDFAAWISKIEGRSEAEAKLEKPAQETTSKSEQLVAAVKSGGKIPEVKATKQPTKTFDWATETPEPQVAQAAAKKGETFAELQSDSTKKIESLSRSLKSTASNARDKAADELMESKAIASTEWADTTNSLREKGENLSGELRKEVKDQAVQFADLATETSEAAADMAWAQVENEKSRLVASTANATTEAANRIQDAFDWEKETTVTPTAIAKKTGATAPVIKGLIEKCGAISEEVKPLVQGLETSSVDAIRHNVHRLGQMDAKGQEAVPALNALLDHEDPYVKVHSALALSRLGAESPKVLKTLVGGLKSQDSGVRSFSAAVIGELGPLGAEALPALATSLDDPDGYVRLHAAEVLVRNDRFAGRALDTLQNCLKDSDENIRWLATYSLAELAPQRPDTVLCLMKVLNDPAKRVRVGAIYALGEIGALSRVAIPELEQAATDPDQELRAAAQYALQQIKS from the coding sequence ATGGTTAAGTGGTATCTTCTGCGAAATGTTTTGCTCGCCGCTGTATTGGCCAGTGTGGGATCGGGCTGTGCTCGTTCGAGTCAGACGTTGACCGGCTGGTTCGACCGGGAACCCAAAGTTGATGCTCAAGGGAAGCCGCTTTCGAAAGAGGAAGCTGGTAAAGAATCCTTCGCCTCCAAGGAGAAGGCTTCCAAGAAGTCGACTGCTGAAAAAGAGGAGCTTGCCGACGCTGACGAAGCTGGTGAAGGGGTGAAGAAGGCCAGTTGGTTCTCGTGGGGTAAGGACGACGACAAAGCCTCGTCTTCATCGAAAGATGACAAAAGCAAGTCCCCCGTGGCTTCTCAAGAATCCAAAGAGAAGTCCACCACTTCGAAATCATCGGCAGATAATCAAGTCGCCAAGAGCGATTCCAAAGCCAGTACAGGCAGCAAGACTCCCGCATCGACACAAAGCAATCCGACCAAACCCACCAAGGGTCTCTCCAGCACAAAGGCCTTTGAAGGGACGGCACTGGCCGACACCAAGTCTGACAGCACTTTGAAAGATGCTGCCAGTAGCGAAAAGAAGGCGGTCAAGCCGACACGCGGGCCTTCTCGTGATCTGATTCCTGCGGATGAAGATCCATTCCTGGCGGAAGCGTTGGCAGATATTGCCGCCGGGCGTGGCAATGGGCCGGAGCGTGTGCAGAACAAATCCGAAGCGGGGCAAGTTGTCAAATCCGATTCGGCCAAGACTGCTCCACCAAAATCTGCCACATCCAAAGAAACGACGACAAGCAAGCCAGCCGCAGATCTCGTTGCAGGTAGATCGCCAGAGAAAGAGAAAGTCTCTCCAAACGGCACACAGACAAAAGTTCCTTCGAAGCCAACTTCGGAAGTGACTGGTGAGGAAGATTTCGCGGCCTGGATCTCGAAGATCGAAGGGCGAAGCGAGGCCGAAGCCAAGCTGGAAAAGCCCGCCCAAGAGACCACTTCCAAGTCTGAACAGCTTGTGGCTGCTGTGAAATCGGGTGGAAAGATTCCCGAAGTCAAAGCGACTAAGCAACCGACCAAAACTTTCGACTGGGCGACGGAAACTCCTGAACCTCAAGTGGCTCAGGCAGCAGCGAAAAAGGGAGAGACGTTTGCCGAGTTGCAATCGGACTCTACCAAAAAGATCGAAAGCCTGAGCCGCTCTCTGAAAAGCACAGCCAGCAATGCTCGCGACAAAGCCGCCGACGAGTTAATGGAATCGAAGGCGATTGCCAGCACCGAATGGGCCGATACCACAAACTCTCTGCGGGAGAAGGGTGAAAATCTCTCCGGCGAGTTGCGGAAGGAAGTCAAAGATCAGGCGGTTCAATTTGCTGATCTCGCCACGGAAACATCCGAAGCTGCTGCCGATATGGCCTGGGCTCAGGTCGAAAATGAGAAGAGCCGACTGGTCGCTTCGACAGCCAATGCCACAACTGAGGCTGCGAATCGAATTCAGGATGCCTTTGACTGGGAAAAAGAGACGACTGTCACCCCCACAGCTATTGCCAAAAAGACGGGGGCAACTGCTCCTGTCATCAAAGGGCTGATTGAGAAGTGTGGTGCGATCAGTGAAGAAGTTAAACCCCTGGTGCAGGGGCTGGAAACCAGCAGTGTTGATGCGATTCGTCATAACGTTCATCGGTTAGGTCAAATGGATGCAAAAGGCCAGGAAGCTGTTCCTGCCCTGAATGCTCTGCTCGACCACGAAGATCCCTATGTGAAAGTTCACTCAGCTCTCGCTTTGAGCCGCCTGGGAGCAGAATCGCCCAAGGTGCTGAAGACATTGGTGGGTGGACTGAAGTCGCAGGATTCCGGAGTACGCAGCTTTTCGGCGGCTGTGATCGGCGAACTGGGTCCGCTGGGGGCAGAGGCTTTGCCAGCCTTGGCCACTTCGCTCGATGATCCCGATGGTTATGTTCGTCTGCATGCGGCTGAAGTTCTGGTGCGAAATGATCGCTTTGCAGGTCGGGCTCTCGACACGCTACAGAACTGCCTGAAGGATTCAGATGAGAACATCCGCTGGCTGGCCACATACTCACTGGCTGAGCTGGCACCACAAAGACCCGACACAGTGCTGTGCCTGATGAAGGTTCTGAATGATCCTGCAAAGCGAGTCCGTGTGGGGGCTATCTACGCACTGGGTGAGATTGGTGCCTTATCGCGAGTAGCGATTCCAGAACTCGAACAGGCCGCCACTGATCCTGATCAGGAATTGCGGGCCGCTGCTCAGTACGCCTTGCAGCAGATCAAATCCTGA
- a CDS encoding carboxylesterase family protein, whose protein sequence is MLREWLRKICFGLPLVLLNAMMFVALGHVNSALAADAIDFSKAPKAGEQVAQKLILENLPAQAIQYWIYLPKNYTASDTSKKWPVMLFLHGAGESGSDLEKVKKHGPPKLVGTLPELEQFIVVSPQATETQRPVFERWDAGELQALVEHILKTTHSDKDRVYLTGLSMGGFGSWRLAAKQPTLFAAVVPVCGGGKAEYGEAIKSLPIWTFHGDADSVVPLKATTEMVEAIRAAGGQPKLTVYPGVGHDSWTATYNNPELYKWLLEQHR, encoded by the coding sequence ATGTTGAGAGAATGGCTCAGAAAGATTTGCTTCGGGCTCCCACTGGTGTTACTAAATGCCATGATGTTTGTGGCTTTAGGACATGTGAATTCAGCCCTGGCAGCCGATGCGATTGATTTTTCCAAAGCACCTAAAGCAGGGGAACAGGTCGCGCAGAAGCTGATTCTTGAAAATCTGCCGGCACAGGCCATTCAGTATTGGATTTATCTGCCCAAGAATTACACCGCCAGCGACACTTCGAAAAAATGGCCCGTGATGCTGTTTTTGCATGGCGCTGGGGAAAGTGGTTCTGATCTGGAGAAGGTCAAAAAGCACGGCCCCCCCAAGCTCGTGGGAACCTTGCCTGAACTCGAACAATTCATCGTGGTTTCACCTCAAGCCACGGAAACACAGCGGCCTGTGTTTGAGCGATGGGATGCTGGTGAGTTACAGGCTTTGGTTGAACATATTCTCAAGACCACACATTCGGACAAAGATCGCGTCTATCTCACAGGGCTGAGCATGGGTGGTTTTGGTTCATGGCGACTGGCAGCAAAACAACCGACACTGTTCGCAGCCGTCGTGCCTGTTTGTGGAGGTGGTAAGGCCGAATATGGCGAAGCCATCAAATCGCTTCCCATCTGGACGTTTCATGGTGATGCAGATTCCGTCGTGCCACTCAAAGCAACCACAGAGATGGTGGAGGCGATTCGTGCTGCCGGTGGCCAGCCAAAGTTGACCGTCTATCCAGGTGTCGGCCATGACAGTTGGACAGCCACTTACAACAACCCTGAACTTTACAAGTGGCTCCTCGAACAGCACCGCTGA
- a CDS encoding M20/M25/M40 family metallo-hydrolase, translating to MNGLGARALELAMQLIRIPTVSRDSNHAATLFLENWLKEHGFITEVLTYHDFKGVLKSSVIGRRGPAKSMGGVAYFCHTDVVPAEGWVGIQEHDSLKGPAQPQQPFEPVIMGDRLYGRGACDMKGSAAAFLAAIEQCPIEEQAAPIYVVATADEEVGFYGAADVAARSQLYRQLVEEKAAGVIGEPTELSVVHAHKGMYVLKATSAGRAAHSSTREGLNANLAMIDFLCEMKRLHDQTLTDPAWLDARFDPPWISWNIGINDFTHVVNMTPAQSVCTVSFRPMPDQQPDELVTQVEQLAAASGLTFEVIRRGQPLYLDPASPFVKTMCELSGSGSSQTVSYGTDGTMFTEIEQMIVLGPGSIRQAHTADEFITLEQLQSGAELYSRIILQLVSNQSE from the coding sequence ATGAATGGACTCGGTGCGCGTGCGTTAGAACTGGCGATGCAACTGATTCGCATCCCGACGGTCAGCCGAGACAGTAATCATGCCGCGACATTGTTTCTAGAAAACTGGCTGAAAGAGCATGGCTTTATCACGGAAGTTCTCACATACCACGATTTTAAAGGTGTTTTGAAATCGAGTGTGATCGGACGAAGAGGCCCCGCAAAATCGATGGGTGGCGTCGCCTACTTCTGCCACACCGATGTAGTTCCTGCCGAGGGATGGGTGGGCATTCAAGAGCATGATTCTCTGAAAGGCCCGGCTCAACCACAACAACCTTTTGAACCCGTCATCATGGGTGACCGCCTGTATGGGCGCGGTGCCTGTGATATGAAAGGTTCAGCTGCGGCTTTTCTGGCAGCGATTGAGCAATGCCCCATCGAGGAGCAGGCGGCACCGATTTATGTGGTGGCCACTGCCGATGAAGAAGTCGGATTCTATGGGGCCGCCGATGTGGCTGCCCGATCACAACTTTATCGACAACTCGTTGAGGAAAAGGCGGCTGGTGTTATTGGCGAACCCACCGAGTTGAGTGTGGTTCATGCACATAAGGGGATGTACGTTCTCAAGGCGACTTCCGCAGGCAGAGCAGCTCATTCGAGTACTCGCGAAGGCCTCAATGCCAATCTGGCAATGATCGACTTTCTGTGTGAAATGAAGCGATTGCATGACCAGACACTGACAGATCCTGCCTGGCTCGATGCACGCTTCGATCCACCCTGGATCAGTTGGAATATTGGTATTAACGACTTCACGCATGTGGTGAATATGACACCCGCGCAAAGTGTCTGCACCGTTTCGTTTCGTCCCATGCCTGATCAACAGCCGGATGAACTCGTGACGCAGGTCGAACAGCTTGCTGCTGCCTCTGGACTGACGTTTGAAGTCATTCGCCGCGGACAACCACTCTATCTCGACCCGGCATCGCCCTTTGTCAAAACGATGTGCGAGCTTTCGGGGTCTGGATCATCGCAGACAGTCAGTTATGGTACTGACGGCACAATGTTTACAGAAATCGAACAGATGATCGTCCTGGGCCCGGGTTCGATTCGACAGGCACATACTGCCGATGAATTCATCACTTTGGAACAACTACAAAGTGGGGCCGAACTTTACAGCCGAATTATCCTGCAACTGGTCTCAAACCAGAGTGAGTGA